The stretch of DNA ttaatttaaaaagtcgGTGTGTACAAATGTGTCTCGCACAGGCACCTGTCATGGTGTAATGTGTTAAACATTGAACCGTGGGCACAAACTGCATTTCCTGGAAGAGACGAAATGTGTGAGGGCTCGGTACATTTATGCGTAGTAAACTTTCTTCAATGAGAGGTGCAGACATACACAGCGAGCACTCACCGGCTGGAATTACACTTTCTCTCCACGAGTGCCTCCACCAGACACTTAGTCTGGACACATACCCACTGAATGAAGTGCGGAGAATGCGTTTCACATCTGAACTTGAGAGTTTTCAAACAGGGCTAATGCCTTTACAGACAAGTACAGCattatgtgtattttttacaataCAGAATAGTGATAAATATATTCCCTAAGCATTTATGTCCTATGAGCCAGCAGATTTGACTGCCCTTTGAGATAAATACTGCATTTTCAATCATACAATACAGAACCCCATAGTTGCTTtaagagaaaggaaaaaagcACAAGTAAACAGTACAACTTAGTGAAAGTTAGCTTGAGTTCAAGCTTTAGGATGGTGCATGCAGACTTCACTTTAGGGCTTAGGCCTGTATTCCAATACAGGCTTTGCAACGCTTTTGTCACCTAGCAGGAAGCAGCTGAAACAGCAATTGCCAAAACTGAACTGCTACAATTTGTTACTTTTACAATAAAGCTTGACGGGAAAACATGTGCTTGCCAGCGGGCGTACTAAATGTGATGTAGGTGATAACTAAAAATAAGAGCTTATAATGTACTTTAGTATTTCGCCAGCGCCACCTCAACCCCCACATTGAAAAGACAGTACGGAAAGGGTTTGGACACTTTTTcgttttgttgtttgttgtcgTCGTCGTTTCCAACCCCCAGTCTTTCCTGTTCCGGTTCTTATTTGATCTTAACCGGCTCCCGCTCCAGCCACCTCACCCGAACCTTCTGCTTGTAGTGATATTCCTTCAAGAAGTCCTGCAGCATGGAGGGCAGGGGCAGCAGCCCTATGCCGTCATAGGTGGTGCAGCGGCATATGGCAGCCCGGCAGATGTGCTGCAGGCTGAAGGGGAAAGTTCTGTTGAGGGGCACGGTGAGCAGAGGCTCGAAGAACATGCAGGAGCTGGGGTCCTTGTAATGCTCCAGCAGGCCAGTGACGGTAGAGGAGTGGAAAACGCAGGGGTCGTGTGCGTCGAAGCTGAAGTTGTGGTTCCACTGCTCGATGCGCGCGTGCAGCGAGCGGTTGTAGCGGCGGAAGCTGACGGAAAAGAGGTAGTCCTCCTGGGCAGAGTCCCTGAGCAGGAAAGTGCCCTCGGGCTTGCCCTCCAGCAAAGCCTCTGCCTCGTAGCGGTCCATCACCCCCCAGTAGCAGGGATTGCTGGTGATCTGCAGGAGGTCTGGCACCAGGCAGTGGATGTAATCGATCTGTGTGTGCACTTTCCAGGGCCCCTGCCGGCTGAAATGGATTTCCCCGGACATGTGCCGCTGCTTGGGCCTGCGCGACTGCAGGCAGAGTGTGGTCGAGTCCTCCTCCGAGTCGCAGTCCACCTGCAGGGGAGCGGCCGCGGCCGCCGGGGCCGCCGTCGCCAGGGCCGCAGCTCCCCCTGTTCCTGACCCTCCGGCGCCCCCTCCTGCTCCGAGCCGGCCGTCCCCGGTGCCCTCGCCCATCCCTGGGGCGAGCTTTGGTCCCAGCTTGTAGAGAGAGTTCACCTGAGCTGTGGCTTCAAAGGTGTGGATCTGGGCGTTGGGCGGCGGGTCAACCCCTTCCTCGATGCTGAGCCGCCGTCTCTCCCGCAGCCGGTCCTCTTCATCCTCCGGGGAGAGAAAGGCGGGATCGAACGCATCCAGCATGGCGGTGGAGGACTGGGGGCTGACCGGCGCCGTGTGCTGCTTGATAAGGTGCCACTTCTGAGCCAGTTCCGAGCCTGCCGGGAAGGGGCACTTCTCCAGCATCAGCTCGGACAGGTGGATCTTGCGCTTGGTGGAGAAGAGTGCCTTGGAGGAGCGAGAGTGCGAACGCAGGGGGAAGCACAGGCCCACCGTGTCGTGGAGCCGCTGCCGCAGGGAGTGCGCGCTCAGGCTGCGGCCGGTGGAGGAGTCCATATCGTGAATGGAACTCACGCCATACCGCCGCTCCCGCCTCTGCAGCCCGCCCCGGGCCCGGCCGAAACGCTTGTCCGTCTCCAGGGAGCTCTGGGTCTTGGTGGAGCACGAATGCTTCTTTTTGCCCCCCCAGGGGGCATGCCGGGAATACGAGTCTCTCCGGGCCAGCCGGGCACCTCCTGCCGCTCGAGGGTCCTCGCTCTCTTTGTCGATCGTGATCTCCACGATCTGAGGGATGTCAGAGACGCAGTTGTGGCTTCTCCGCGCCGCGGCCTGCAACCCCTCCGAGACGAGGGGCAGGGGGGTGATGCCCCGCGGGGGGCTGGCCGCTCTCGGGGGGGCGGGATCAGAGGGGCTGGGATCTGTGCCACACCTACCCGAGCTCATCTCCATGCTCTCGCTCCGGCTCAAGCCATCCGGAAGGAACAGGTTCTGACATCTGTTCTTCAGGTTGCTCCACATCTTTCCCACCTTCTCCATTGATCAGGATACCAAAACCTGAGTCAcaagaatgaaaaaatacaaaactcgTTACAACCATGGATAATAACTGGACAAATAAATGACTGGGGAATAGAAGCATCCATAGAAACCTTTCACTTGGAAGTGTTGAGTTATCAAGAACAGCGCTCCCCTGCAGATTACTAGACTTAACTACAGGTCCGGCTGTGGATAGTTTAATTACACTGATTCAGTGGAAGTGAGAGGAGCTAAGACTCTTAAAGCGAGTGCTGGAAGCATTTAGGATCAAGCAATACACATGATTTTACACAAagaaagtaaagtaaaaaagaTGCTAGCTTACAGGATTAGCCCTGTATACGGCAGACTATTTAGTAGCTCTCAGTACAACAGCCCAAATTCTGCAGCAGGGCGGCACGATACAGTGAAGTGTTGCCAGGCAGACTTACAGGGACACAAGGCCAGGGCTAAAAATGAACTTATGGATCTGCTCCCAGCTGATGTgctggtatgtactgtattactgtgcCAGTTCAGGCCTGACAAGGTGCTTTTCCTGGCTTCACAGAGAAACGAACATTAGGAGCAGGAGGCTACACCAGAGCATTCCATAGGAAGTACTGAAAGACCTGCAACCCTGAACATTTTGGGTATTTTTCTTTTGGTGCACAGAACATACGGTATATGAATGAAACCGTACCACTGAAACATAACCAATCCTCCTCAAACACATATCAGCAATGTGGACTATCAGCATGATCTGATGCAGAGATCTTTAATATTAAAGCTAATCTGTTTACTGTTTAAGAACTTAAACAGAATACCTCCCCTGCCACACTTACACCATGCAAATCCCTTTAAATTGACTACATGTTAGTGGAGTAATAAATCTAACCtaaggcatatactgtaaatgggtcCTGAACCAATAACTGTTTGGCAATTATTCCAACCAACACACATTAAGGCACACCTAGCACAATTTATCAGCTGCCTGCTTGACAGGTCCACGGCCTGAATGTTTAAGCCATGAAAGCCCCATTTACTAAAAGGTGCTTGGAAAATTTCAAATCAAACTTTTAGCACTCGCAAAGGATTCCAGTACAGCTACTGTTCGTTACGGCTGTGCTGGATCACTTTATGGTAGACGACAAGATTGGACTTGTAAGGAACATAAAATTGGACAAACAAGAGTGTACGAAAATTACATGGTGCAATGAAAGGccttaaaataatgaaagaggACTTCAAAACACTCAGCCTTGCACCGTGCGCCACAAATCTCACCCCTTTCCGTGACACCGCAGAACAAGTCACCCGCCAAGTAACAAAAAGACTGAGAAAACAGCTGAAGTAACACCATGTAGAAATCTCTCACAGCCTTTCAGCTTTGACCCAATTCATTCTTCACCATTGTTTACCTGTACACTGGGGCTCCACCTGAACACACCTGGAACAGGGGACAGCTGTGTGCGATTCCAATGTAACTCGGACAAAAAGAGCCAATGCAAGGGACAGGAAGTAAACACACTAAGAGGGCCAGGTGTGTGGTTATCTACACAGGCTTTCAGCAGGCGGTTTTCAATAATATGCCTATACATGAAGAATGAATTTAACAAGTAATGGAGTTCTCACAATAACAACACTGCATTTCCTTAGGATAGCCCTGTTTTGAAAGCACAATGCCTGCCTGTTCAAGTCCACTGCCTGAAATCTAAACAGCGTacctgcaaaaacaaaacagactaGCTAAAGGTATAGTTTACTAGAAAAGGTGAACTTTACTTTTATACTTCTTTTCACTCTCCACAGTTACAGTTATACATAACTACAGTATCAGATGTTCACTTTTCTCCCTAGGTAATACATGAGCTGAGTTCCGAGCATAAAGGATTTTGTACGTGACAGATAATCTCTTCTTTTCTGTGGAATAATACAGCAAGGAATAAAGTTCCTATTTTCTGAAGCATATGCAATTAATTATCTGTTTCAGATAATGTGACCCAATTTTGTTCTATTctatgaaagaaaaatcacccaatgctggaaaaaaatgtctgaaaactgGAACTCCTGGTCACAGGCCAATTCAACACAATTCACAGTGAAAAAATACTGACAATCAGTTTTAAAGACAACAGTATaggataagaacataagaaaagatGACAAAGCAGCACCTGGTGTGTCTAACTCTTAGGAGATTAGATAGATCAATTATCCACAAAGCAAGACAACAGCTTCCAGCTATTACAGCAGTGCAGTTACAGCACAAACACCTACAGTAATCGCTCCCCTTACATCAAAGACAATGAACAGAATAAGTAAAACCTGTGTGGGGATAAAATAATGACATTTGTGGAATAGAGTTTTATTCTACAAAACATACTTAATACACACACCTAAATCATGAGCACAAAATGAAGCATAGTGCCTTAAAAGATTCCTGGAGAATTTAAAAGGCAGCCTGAGAACACTGAGCCATGTAGGGAGCAAGGCAGTCTAGTTCTCGGGGTGCAAGATTTAGAGCACACAGGTTTTTATTGTGATTTTGGGTAAACTAGATAATCCCTGTGTGACTACTGTGTCACGCAATCACATTACATTTAACAGCCTATAAACATGTGTCCGCATATCTGCAGCAGTAGATAAGTGAACAGGGCACTGTCAGCTCAAAATACTCCAATTACTGTAGCACTCAAACTCCTTGTAACATAGATAGGCAACCTGACTTGTAATTTAGGTATGTATTGATTCCTATAGAGAGAGAATAATTAATGTCAtcttacaataaaaaaatattaacagacAACAACAATTATTCTTCCCTTTATGAAGAATAGCAAATCTGAACTGGCCTTCTTTCTGAAGTGTCAACAAGCAATTCTGATCCATTGGCACGGGCAAACAGGGGTTTTGTTATTCAGCTAtccttcagaaacattcaaaactCTGCTGTGTGTGAGGGTAGAAACAAAgagtagaaaaaaagaaacgcaagagattcttccttcaagaaacgtAAGAGCTGGGAAATTCCATCTTTCTTAACTGGTATCCCAAAAATCCAGCGCTTAATCAACATGGAAGCATACAGTGACAAAAAACAGTTCTCAGAATGGGAGTTCTGTTATGAATATGTAAAGAAACTTCCATAGTACTGGAAGTCTGCAACCTACAGAAAAGTTATTCTGACACTtaagtgtcaaaggcagcaggAGGACCTGCAAGGAGATCTATCGCAATATCCAACACTCCAGGGTGAACTTGCACACTACTGAGAACTTAAAGTATCAGTTCAGTGAGATATTTATTCTGTTTCACCTGACACACGATTTGGAGCAGGGCTCAAACTGTAGCCTCTCCAAGCAATTCAGTGGCAATGTTTCAGGTCTGATAAGAAGATGGCAGCATAAAGGAACTGCAACGGAATGGAAAAGTCACATGCCGAGAAGATCTAACTGAGAGAAACACAAAACTTGACTGCACACTTGCAGAATGCAACCGAAAATAGAGAATATTATCTTATTCAATACTTCCATGAAAATTGATTTAAATGGGTTACAATAGcttagttttttttacatatttgcaGATGGATCTGCTGAAGTGGACCTTGGTAAAGTactgtaccttgctcaagggcacaacagcagtgtctcaccagAGAGCCAGGTCAGGTCCAATCAGGTATCAGAGCCCCAGTCACTACTCTACACTGTCCTATGAAATTCCACAGTTTAAGCATAATTTACATCCTATTAATCAGGTGAGTCTTCATATAACCATGTACAAGAGTTCAGAACCATGCGTAAGTGTTACATGAAAAGAAAACTGGGTAATGcttcagaaaaaacacaaacgtACCAATTTGTCACAGAGCAAAGTTCCCATAATTAAACCGTTTCAAATACTAAAGGATCAGAGCAGATTAAGCCAACAACACAGGTCTCCAAAATCACAATGATCCATGACTACATACTTCTTGTACATAGCTGACATAGATTGACAAGGGAA from Lepisosteus oculatus isolate fLepOcu1 chromosome 17, fLepOcu1.hap2, whole genome shotgun sequence encodes:
- the socs5b gene encoding suppressor of cytokine signaling 5b translates to MEKVGKMWSNLKNRCQNLFLPDGLSRSESMEMSSGRCGTDPSPSDPAPPRAASPPRGITPLPLVSEGLQAAARRSHNCVSDIPQIVEITIDKESEDPRAAGGARLARRDSYSRHAPWGGKKKHSCSTKTQSSLETDKRFGRARGGLQRRERRYGVSSIHDMDSSTGRSLSAHSLRQRLHDTVGLCFPLRSHSRSSKALFSTKRKIHLSELMLEKCPFPAGSELAQKWHLIKQHTAPVSPQSSTAMLDAFDPAFLSPEDEEDRLRERRRLSIEEGVDPPPNAQIHTFEATAQVNSLYKLGPKLAPGMGEGTGDGRLGAGGGAGGSGTGGAAALATAAPAAAAAPLQVDCDSEEDSTTLCLQSRRPKQRHMSGEIHFSRQGPWKVHTQIDYIHCLVPDLLQITSNPCYWGVMDRYEAEALLEGKPEGTFLLRDSAQEDYLFSVSFRRYNRSLHARIEQWNHNFSFDAHDPCVFHSSTVTGLLEHYKDPSSCMFFEPLLTVPLNRTFPFSLQHICRAAICRCTTYDGIGLLPLPSMLQDFLKEYHYKQKVRVRWLEREPVKIK